A region of Ferrimicrobium sp. DNA encodes the following proteins:
- a CDS encoding methyl-accepting chemotaxis protein: MGRAFAGLRRSSVPEREVLDHLEVLVALATPDSDAHITYVTPYAERQLRLSSVGGAGELHQLFQHPDRARRELQRLRTTQTLDHVELDYNVEGRAFVARIHLVRNAESRSDEYFLVQWREVTTRTRDDQRRRESDQHRSSVVTEAVSQIAAAVEELSVTAGEVAANTRVVKEAADSVNGRAAESRDVFFAAKGTIDEISRRMTETSVTLARLSEKTKLIDAMVSTIQSIADQTNLLALNAAIEAARAGAAGRGFGVVADEVRQLASRARGAASEITNRVAEVRSGTIEVGEGFEESFQEALRGATNAEAAAIALEDILTANRQVREMLLRINSATEQQEEATMEISNRLSGILAATEDAGEGSKRRFGVRE, from the coding sequence ATGGGAAGAGCTTTTGCTGGCCTACGGCGTTCGAGTGTACCAGAAAGGGAGGTGCTTGACCACCTTGAGGTGCTCGTTGCACTCGCGACTCCTGATAGCGACGCGCACATCACGTATGTGACTCCCTATGCCGAGCGACAGCTGCGACTGAGTTCCGTTGGCGGAGCTGGGGAGCTGCATCAACTTTTTCAACATCCTGATCGGGCTCGCCGGGAGCTGCAGCGTCTGCGCACGACGCAGACGCTCGATCACGTTGAGCTCGATTACAACGTTGAGGGACGAGCGTTCGTGGCCAGGATCCACCTTGTCCGCAACGCTGAGAGCAGATCGGATGAGTATTTTCTTGTACAGTGGCGTGAAGTAACCACTCGTACGCGCGACGATCAGCGACGCCGTGAGTCGGATCAACACCGATCCTCGGTGGTCACAGAAGCAGTGAGTCAGATCGCCGCTGCGGTGGAGGAACTCTCAGTGACCGCTGGTGAGGTAGCTGCAAACACCCGCGTCGTGAAGGAAGCCGCAGACTCGGTGAATGGGAGAGCCGCTGAAAGTCGGGATGTTTTTTTTGCGGCAAAAGGGACAATCGATGAGATCTCGCGGCGCATGACCGAGACCTCGGTCACGTTAGCACGCCTCTCCGAGAAGACAAAGCTGATTGACGCCATGGTGTCTACTATCCAAAGTATTGCAGATCAGACAAATCTCCTCGCCTTGAACGCGGCGATTGAAGCTGCCCGCGCTGGTGCGGCTGGTCGGGGATTCGGGGTAGTCGCCGATGAGGTTCGCCAGTTGGCGAGTCGAGCACGAGGTGCCGCGTCCGAAATCACCAATCGAGTGGCCGAGGTGCGCTCTGGAACAATTGAGGTCGGTGAAGGCTTCGAGGAGAGTTTTCAAGAAGCCTTGCGTGGCGCAACCAACGCAGAAGCGGCTGCGATTGCCTTAGAGGATATCCTTACCGCGAATCGACAAGTGCGCGAGATGCTTCTTCGCATCAATAGTGCCACTGAGCAGCAGGAAGAGGCGACCATGGAGATCTCGAATCGACTGTCTGGTATTCTGGCAGCAACAGAGGATGCTGGTGAGGGGTCAAAACGACGGTTCGGGGTACGTGAGTAG
- a CDS encoding acyl-CoA carboxylase subunit beta: MNERITERAEQIKYGWPRLVEEKLRKAEKLHARERISLLVDQGSFREDGLFANERDPGLPADGVITGTGTIDGRPVAIMANDQTVKAGSWGARTVEKSIRITELAYAEMLPIFYLVDSAGARITDQVDLFPGRRGAGRIFANQVRLSGRVPQICCLFGPSAAGGAYIPAFCDVVFMVEKNASMYLGSPRMAEVVIGERVTLEEMGGARMHASVSGCGDNLVADDEAALIAARAYLSYLPTSYEEDPPLEEAVDPVAEFDDSMIPSQAQQGYDMHVVINSLVDAGSFFEIKPLFATEILVGFARLNGAAIGIVANNPMSKGGVLFGDSADKAARFIWNCDAFNIPLLFLADVPGFMIGSQVERQGIIRHGAKMITAVAEATVPKISVIVRKAYGAGLYAMCGPGFSPEATIALPSAAIAVMGPEPAVNAVYYNKIASIEDPEERAEFVRVKREEYEKDVDLLRLASDLVIDAIIEGRFLRQELIARFERASRRDRFFSGRRHGVPPV, encoded by the coding sequence ATGAATGAACGCATAACGGAGCGGGCGGAACAGATCAAGTATGGCTGGCCGCGCTTGGTCGAGGAGAAGTTGCGGAAGGCAGAAAAATTGCATGCCCGGGAGCGTATCTCGTTACTCGTCGACCAGGGTTCGTTCCGAGAGGATGGCCTCTTTGCCAACGAGCGTGATCCTGGGCTGCCAGCTGATGGTGTGATCACCGGTACTGGTACGATCGATGGGCGGCCGGTCGCAATCATGGCCAATGATCAGACGGTTAAGGCTGGCTCTTGGGGTGCACGCACCGTCGAAAAGAGCATCCGGATTACCGAGTTGGCCTATGCCGAGATGTTGCCGATCTTCTATCTCGTGGATTCTGCGGGTGCGCGAATTACCGATCAAGTAGACCTCTTCCCTGGCCGTCGTGGTGCAGGACGTATTTTTGCCAACCAGGTTCGTCTCTCCGGCAGGGTGCCCCAGATCTGTTGTCTTTTCGGCCCTTCTGCCGCGGGCGGCGCCTATATCCCTGCCTTCTGCGATGTGGTCTTTATGGTCGAAAAGAACGCTTCGATGTATCTTGGCTCACCGCGAATGGCGGAGGTCGTGATCGGGGAGAGGGTGACCCTCGAAGAGATGGGCGGAGCACGGATGCATGCTTCGGTCTCTGGGTGTGGTGACAACCTCGTAGCCGATGATGAGGCGGCGCTCATAGCGGCTCGCGCCTATCTCTCCTATCTCCCAACGAGTTATGAGGAGGATCCACCACTTGAGGAGGCCGTGGATCCGGTTGCTGAGTTTGATGACTCGATGATTCCGTCTCAGGCCCAGCAAGGTTATGACATGCATGTGGTGATCAACTCCCTCGTCGATGCCGGGAGTTTCTTCGAAATAAAACCCTTGTTTGCGACTGAAATTTTGGTGGGCTTCGCTCGTCTTAACGGTGCAGCGATTGGGATTGTGGCGAATAACCCGATGTCTAAGGGAGGAGTCCTCTTTGGAGACTCAGCCGACAAGGCAGCTCGCTTCATCTGGAACTGTGACGCCTTCAATATCCCCTTGCTATTCTTGGCGGATGTTCCGGGATTCATGATCGGATCCCAGGTAGAGCGTCAGGGGATTATTCGCCACGGTGCCAAGATGATCACCGCGGTGGCCGAGGCGACGGTGCCCAAGATCTCGGTGATCGTGCGCAAAGCCTACGGGGCCGGACTCTACGCGATGTGCGGTCCAGGCTTCTCTCCTGAGGCCACGATTGCATTACCATCAGCTGCCATCGCTGTGATGGGGCCGGAGCCCGCCGTGAACGCTGTCTACTACAACAAGATTGCTAGTATCGAGGATCCCGAAGAGCGTGCTGAGTTCGTACGCGTCAAGCGCGAGGAGTATGAGAAGGACGTTGACCTTCTTCGATTGGCGAGTGACCTGGTAATCGATGCGATCATCGAAGGGCGTTTCTTGCGGCAAGAACTTATCGCGCGATTCGAACGAGCCAGTCGACGGGATCGGTTCTTCTCCGGTCGAAGGCACGGCGTACCTCCGGTCTAG
- a CDS encoding MBL fold metallo-hydrolase gives MIHAFETQTLEIGDGIFAYIQRDGSWYLNNAGIIPDHKLSYFIDSAATVARTEALLGEARRLGVGDRTGMVATHHHGDHTNGNATIDPSFLVSHVTVPEEMANGFAVPPPGLFTPVDWGDIELRLPDLTFASELALQMGEHRVELRHLGHPAHTLGDCVVYFPDDRILFAGDLAFNGGTPFALMGSVQGWLHSLETLRSLDVQTVIPGHGEPCGMDVFRDIERYLRFVEQVAGQAIEAGVQPLEAAKSVDLGEFADWHDPERIVGNLYRAMAELTGTPPGGSVDVVAAFGAMIAYHGGPLACFA, from the coding sequence ATGATTCACGCATTTGAAACCCAGACACTTGAGATTGGCGATGGGATTTTTGCCTACATCCAACGTGATGGATCTTGGTACCTCAACAACGCGGGAATCATCCCCGATCATAAGCTTTCTTACTTCATCGATTCTGCAGCTACGGTGGCGCGCACGGAGGCGCTCCTTGGTGAAGCTCGTCGACTTGGGGTTGGCGACCGTACTGGGATGGTGGCCACTCATCACCATGGTGATCACACGAACGGAAATGCTACGATCGATCCAAGCTTTCTGGTGAGCCACGTGACGGTCCCCGAGGAGATGGCCAATGGTTTTGCGGTGCCGCCACCGGGATTGTTTACGCCAGTAGATTGGGGAGATATCGAGCTTCGGCTTCCTGATCTTACCTTTGCTTCGGAACTAGCATTGCAGATGGGCGAACACCGAGTAGAACTTCGACACCTTGGACATCCAGCACATACGCTCGGTGACTGCGTCGTCTACTTCCCGGATGACCGCATCCTGTTCGCTGGCGATCTCGCCTTCAACGGTGGTACTCCTTTTGCCCTGATGGGTTCGGTCCAAGGTTGGCTTCACTCCCTTGAAACCTTGCGCTCCCTCGATGTGCAAACGGTCATTCCTGGGCATGGCGAACCGTGCGGTATGGATGTGTTTAGGGATATCGAACGTTACCTCAGATTTGTCGAACAAGTGGCGGGTCAGGCCATCGAGGCTGGTGTTCAGCCGTTGGAGGCCGCCAAAAGTGTCGACTTGGGTGAATTCGCCGACTGGCATGACCCTGAGCGTATCGTTGGCAATCTGTACCGGGCTATGGCTGAGTTGACGGGGACACCACCTGGAGGGTCGGTAGATGTGGTGGCTGCATTCGGGGCGATGATTGCCTATCACGGCGGCCCGTTGGCCTGTTTTGCCTAA